A part of Aegilops tauschii subsp. strangulata cultivar AL8/78 chromosome 2, Aet v6.0, whole genome shotgun sequence genomic DNA contains:
- the LOC109782990 gene encoding glutamyl-tRNA reductase-binding protein, chloroplastic — MRPFLLTPVGAQLASPPSPSTLSRLLRALHLQNRHAHAIPAPTSSSSSSPLLHPPRRSTSRRGDRFLASSSPSQMAAPADAPGGSADAFEVIRAHQVKAARLPPVEEIRTILDQSVRGVLATHSQEHVGYPSGSMVDFACDQDGSPILAVSSLAVHSKNLAGSTKCSLLVAKDPEDRRDTVITVYGDATPVPDEEKDAVRTAYLRRHPEAFWVDFGDFRFLHIKPKAVRYVSGVATAILGSGEFSAAEFKEAKVDPISQFSAPIAGHMNKDHADDTKLIVQHSTSVKVDFASILDVDSLGINVKAGYDGTVLKLRIPFPRRAQDRKDVKTLIVEMLQAAKASS, encoded by the exons ATGAGGCCCTTCCTGCTCACGCCGGTGGGCGCCCAGCTCGCGTCGCCCCCCTCGCCGTCAACGCTCTCGCGACTGCTCCGCGCGCTCCACCTACAAAACCGCCATGCTCACGCCATCCCCgcccccacctcctcctcctcctcgtcgccccTCCTCCACCCTCCCCGCCGCAGCACTAGCCGCCGCGGCGATCGCTTCCtcgcctcctcctcgccctctcAG ATGGCCGCGCCTGCTGATGCCCCCGGGGGATCCGCGGACGCGTTCGAGGTGATCCGCGCTCACCAG GTAAAAGCTGCCCGGCttcctcctgttgaagaaatacgaACTATTCTGGACCAAAGTGTCCGAGGTGTTCTGGCTACCCATTCTCAG GAACATGTGGGTTATCCATCTGGTTCAATGGTTGATTTTGCGTGCGATCAAGATGGTTCCCCCATATTAGCAGTGAGTAGTTTAGCAGTTCACTCAAAG AATCTCGCAGGAAGTACTAAATGCTCACTTTTGGTTGCCAAAGACCCAGAGGACAGAAGAGATACTGTAATCACTGTATATGGCGATGCTACACCT GTTCCCGATGAAGAAAAAGATGCAGTGAGAACTGCATATTTACGGAGACACCCTGAGGCCTTTTGG GTTGACTTTGGTGACTTCCGCTTTCTGCACATCAAACCAAAAGCTGTACGTTATGTATCTGGGGTTGCAACAGCTATCCTTGGCTCTGGAG AATTTAGTGCTGCTGAgttcaaggaagcaaaagtggaTCCTATATCTCAGTTCTCCGCTCCTATTGCA GGTCACATGAACAAGGATCATGCTGATGATACAAAGCTCATTGTGCAACACTCAACGTCTGTTAAG GTGGATTTTGCTTCTATTCTGGATGTGGATAGCCTCGGTATCAATGTGAAG GCTGGTTATGATGGAACTGTTCTGAAGCTGCGAATTCCCTTCCCTAGACGTGCGCAAGACAGAAA GGATGTTAAGACACTTATTGTGGAAATGCTACAGGCTGCAAAGGCCTCATCCTGA